A stretch of Carassius auratus strain Wakin unplaced genomic scaffold, ASM336829v1 scaf_tig00045119, whole genome shotgun sequence DNA encodes these proteins:
- the LOC113087709 gene encoding dolichyl-diphosphooligosaccharide--protein glycosyltransferase subunit 4, protein MVTDVQLAIFANMLGVSLFLLVVLYHYVAVNNPKRPE, encoded by the coding sequence ATGGTGACTGATGTGCAGCTGGCCATCTTCGCCAACATGCTGGGGGTCTCTCTGTTCCTGCTGGTGGTCCTCTATCATTATGTGGCCGTGAACAACCCCAAGAGACCGGAGTGA